In the Chryseobacterium sp. MYb264 genome, one interval contains:
- a CDS encoding NAD(P)-dependent oxidoreductase: MKKVAVIGATGFVGTQVVNELVNRGYEVEAIVRDASKVQQNEKVTAKSVDVNNVNELADALKGNDAVISSFNAGWTNPNLYDDFLNGSINIEKAVEESGVKRFITVGGAGSLFIDGNQLVDGPDFPAEIKPGATAARDYLNKIKENTVLDWTFFSPAIEMHQGTAGIRTGKYRTALENPVFNEEGRSVLSVEDVAVALVDELEQNNHIRERFTAAY; encoded by the coding sequence ATGAAAAAAGTAGCAGTAATTGGTGCGACAGGATTTGTGGGAACACAAGTGGTAAACGAATTGGTAAACAGAGGATATGAAGTAGAAGCGATTGTAAGAGATGCTTCAAAGGTTCAGCAAAACGAAAAAGTAACCGCTAAAAGTGTTGATGTAAACAATGTAAACGAATTGGCAGATGCTTTGAAAGGAAATGATGCGGTAATCAGTTCTTTTAACGCAGGTTGGACAAACCCAAATTTATACGATGACTTTTTAAACGGTTCCATAAACATTGAAAAGGCCGTTGAAGAATCAGGCGTGAAGAGGTTTATTACCGTTGGGGGTGCCGGAAGTCTTTTTATAGACGGTAATCAGTTGGTAGACGGACCGGATTTTCCTGCAGAAATTAAACCTGGAGCTACGGCTGCAAGAGATTATTTAAATAAAATTAAAGAGAATACCGTGTTGGACTGGACATTCTTCAGTCCTGCTATCGAAATGCATCAGGGGACGGCAGGAATCAGAACAGGAAAATACAGAACAGCTTTGGAGAATCCTGTTTTCAATGAAGAGGGGAGAAGTGTACTTTCTGTAGAAGATGTAGCAGTGGCATTGGTGGATGAGTTAGAGCAAAATAACCATATCCGTGAACGTTTTACAGCTGCTTATTAA
- a CDS encoding MBL fold metallo-hydrolase, protein MFKKKFLTIIAILSVSFAWAGNLKIKVFNPGSKAIFPITSTIIYGDKEAMLVDAQFEKQYVEALVKEIKATGKNLKTVFISHSDPDFYFGLDVIKKAFPNVKIISTAQTAYLISASKDGKLAVWEPKLKSDAPSELIVPEAVNTIPDLEGNKIEIKQNIDDPAHSFLWIPSIKTIVGGISVTVESHIWMADTQNKAAIDQWISQIDAMKALNPKQVVPSHYAKLDLSPNSLDFVKNYLENYKKAVTENKTSEAIINYMVTHYPNLPGKEELEMGVKVFLGEMNWDLKSPYPAIGRKVLVDFGDTKFVEEYNDNKTMTFVKTEGKSKGDTDAVQYSVVEVAKNVFLVYWHEPKNGYNITHIEDYNKNIVYSNFTAKDGSLVHLEGRLSFVR, encoded by the coding sequence ATGTTTAAAAAGAAATTTTTAACAATTATCGCTATTCTGAGTGTAAGTTTTGCTTGGGCAGGGAATTTAAAGATAAAAGTTTTCAATCCGGGTTCTAAAGCTATTTTCCCGATTACTTCCACGATTATTTATGGAGATAAAGAGGCGATGTTGGTAGATGCTCAGTTTGAAAAACAATATGTAGAAGCGCTGGTAAAGGAGATAAAAGCAACCGGGAAAAATTTGAAAACCGTTTTTATTTCTCACAGCGATCCTGATTTTTATTTTGGATTGGATGTGATTAAAAAAGCTTTTCCCAATGTGAAAATTATTTCGACTGCGCAAACGGCATATTTAATTTCAGCTTCTAAAGATGGAAAATTAGCAGTTTGGGAACCAAAATTGAAAAGTGATGCTCCTTCTGAATTAATTGTTCCGGAAGCAGTCAATACAATTCCTGATTTGGAAGGTAACAAAATTGAGATCAAACAAAATATTGATGATCCGGCTCATAGTTTTCTGTGGATTCCTTCCATAAAAACAATCGTCGGCGGTATTTCGGTAACGGTGGAATCTCATATCTGGATGGCTGATACTCAAAATAAAGCTGCAATCGATCAATGGATTAGCCAGATTGATGCAATGAAAGCTTTGAATCCGAAGCAGGTAGTGCCTTCTCATTACGCCAAGCTGGATCTTTCACCCAATTCTTTAGATTTTGTTAAAAATTATCTTGAAAACTATAAAAAAGCAGTCACTGAAAATAAAACTTCAGAGGCAATTATAAACTACATGGTTACTCACTATCCTAATCTTCCAGGAAAAGAGGAGTTGGAAATGGGCGTGAAAGTATTTCTTGGAGAGATGAACTGGGATTTGAAATCTCCTTATCCTGCCATCGGTAGAAAGGTGCTGGTTGATTTTGGTGATACAAAATTTGTTGAGGAATATAATGATAACAAAACAATGACTTTCGTTAAAACGGAAGGTAAATCAAAAGGAGATACAGACGCTGTGCAGTATTCTGTAGTTGAGGTGGCAAAAAATGTCTTTCTGGTTTATTGGCATGAGCCTAAAAACGGATACAATATAACGCACATCGAAGATTACAATAAAAATATTGTGTACTCTAATTTTACCGCAAAAGATGGAAGTCTGGTTCACCTTGAAGGCAGGTTAAGCTTTGTACGGTAA
- a CDS encoding ferritin, with protein MISEKIAKLINEQIAHEQYAAQYYLSMSAWFSAKDLDGIANYFRVQSKEELMHADKMFDYLNDVGGEIIIGEIAKPPHEFLGAIDIFEKALEHEKKVTKSIFNIVKNANEEGDFATTSFLQWFINEQVEEEASASQYVTKIKMVSDNPSALYLFDQELAQRVFTPDPTA; from the coding sequence ATGATTAGCGAGAAAATTGCAAAATTAATTAACGAACAAATCGCTCACGAACAATATGCTGCTCAATATTATCTTTCTATGTCTGCATGGTTTTCGGCAAAAGATCTTGACGGAATTGCCAACTACTTCAGAGTACAGAGCAAAGAAGAGCTGATGCATGCTGATAAGATGTTCGATTATCTGAATGATGTGGGAGGTGAGATTATCATCGGGGAAATTGCAAAACCACCCCATGAGTTTTTAGGTGCAATCGACATTTTTGAAAAGGCTTTGGAGCATGAGAAAAAAGTCACCAAAAGTATTTTCAACATCGTAAAGAATGCGAATGAAGAAGGTGATTTCGCAACGACATCTTTTTTACAGTGGTTCATTAACGAGCAGGTAGAGGAAGAGGCAAGCGCATCACAGTATGTAACTAAAATAAAAATGGTAAGCGATAACCCTTCAGCTTTATATCTTTTTGATCAGGAATTGGCACAAAGAGTTTTCACACCGGATCCTACCGCGTAG
- a CDS encoding 4-alpha-glucanotransferase, protein MKLYFNVGYSAKVGEKLQLVINEENAVPQTHTMFYAENGLWKSEVDYFSKSISYHYQLADERGNILRTEFVAHQLHFPHNYKEFIIFDEWNNKNFPENYLNNKILYNKLNHFSPEKISVLKKHTHLFRLEAPIYNPNWKIVLFGSTTSLGHWDYEKAIHLSQTDFGIWETSLEIPENEYIQFKYCLYDTETKKVIDVETGENRFTVPNHSKDVLQIVSNHYFKFKLYQMYHDAGVAVPIFSLRTEDGFGVGEFSDMKKLANWTNETNLGIIQILPINDTTANYTWTDSYPYAAVSVYALHPQYISLENLDFKLPKNLVEEYQAEKSELNSLELIDYEKMISGKWKYLKVVFNEGKEKIYKDRNFKKFIKDNEAWLIPYAAFCVLRDKYKTPNFNDWKTHKKYIAGKIAPFFSPKSKDYDASMLHAWVQYQLHKQLKEAIDYTHSLGISVKGDLPIGIYRYSVEAWTEPELFGMDFQAGAPPDQFTELGQNWEFPTYNWEAMKADDYQWWKNRFKALEQYFDAMRIDHILGFFRIWRMPISATQGILGYFYPAVPITLEEFNAWHIPFNFDRYCKPFINDQIVWKYFGENTNKALEFISDNKDGTYSFKEEFNTQRKLSDFFKKNPRGSIEEQLISLCANVLFLIEERNGQIVYHPRFNVYNTDSYKYLSDWERKAIYDLYHDYFFKRQDSLWYEQAMEKLPMILNATEMLICGEDLGLVPDCVPVVMDELAIVALKVQRMPSDNIPFYNPKNASYLNVVTASSHDSSTLRQWWKEDPALTQKYFNQQLIQYGKAPEELNENLAEIIMKQHLYNDSMLAIFPIQEFLATDTELTNPKMDNERINNPAVFPHYWRYRMHLNLEDLKLHTSFNEKIANWVKDSGRA, encoded by the coding sequence ATGAAGCTATACTTTAATGTAGGTTACAGCGCAAAAGTTGGAGAAAAACTACAGTTGGTCATCAATGAAGAAAACGCTGTTCCCCAGACTCATACTATGTTTTATGCTGAAAATGGTTTGTGGAAATCTGAGGTAGATTATTTTTCAAAATCGATTTCTTATCATTATCAGCTTGCGGATGAAAGAGGAAATATTCTCAGAACGGAATTTGTTGCCCACCAACTTCATTTTCCGCACAACTACAAAGAATTTATAATTTTCGATGAGTGGAATAATAAAAATTTTCCCGAAAATTATTTAAACAACAAAATTCTTTATAATAAACTGAATCATTTTTCGCCTGAAAAAATTTCAGTATTGAAAAAACATACTCATTTATTCCGACTTGAAGCTCCAATCTACAATCCGAATTGGAAAATTGTATTGTTTGGAAGCACAACTTCTCTTGGACATTGGGATTATGAAAAAGCGATTCATTTGTCTCAGACCGATTTTGGAATCTGGGAAACTTCTCTTGAGATTCCGGAAAATGAATATATTCAATTTAAATATTGTCTTTACGATACAGAAACTAAAAAAGTGATTGATGTGGAAACGGGTGAAAATAGATTCACTGTTCCGAATCATTCGAAAGATGTTTTGCAGATCGTTTCGAATCATTATTTTAAATTCAAATTGTATCAGATGTATCATGATGCGGGAGTTGCCGTTCCGATTTTCTCTTTGAGAACGGAAGATGGTTTCGGTGTCGGAGAATTTTCTGATATGAAAAAACTGGCAAACTGGACAAATGAAACCAATTTGGGAATCATTCAAATTTTGCCAATTAATGATACAACGGCAAATTATACTTGGACGGATTCTTATCCTTACGCAGCAGTTTCCGTTTACGCTTTGCATCCGCAATATATTTCTCTTGAAAACCTTGATTTTAAATTACCTAAAAATTTAGTTGAAGAATATCAAGCTGAAAAATCAGAATTAAATTCATTAGAATTAATCGATTACGAAAAAATGATCTCCGGAAAATGGAAATATCTGAAAGTCGTATTTAATGAAGGAAAAGAGAAGATTTATAAAGACAGAAATTTCAAAAAGTTTATAAAAGATAACGAAGCCTGGCTGATCCCCTATGCTGCGTTTTGTGTGTTGAGAGATAAATACAAAACACCAAATTTCAACGACTGGAAAACGCATAAAAAATATATAGCAGGAAAAATTGCCCCGTTCTTTTCACCTAAAAGTAAGGATTATGATGCTTCTATGCTTCATGCGTGGGTTCAGTACCAGCTTCATAAGCAGTTAAAAGAAGCCATAGACTATACCCATAGTTTAGGAATTTCTGTAAAAGGAGATCTGCCAATCGGAATTTACCGCTATTCTGTGGAAGCATGGACAGAACCTGAATTATTCGGAATGGACTTTCAGGCCGGCGCACCGCCGGATCAGTTTACAGAATTGGGGCAAAACTGGGAATTCCCGACGTACAATTGGGAAGCCATGAAAGCGGATGATTACCAATGGTGGAAAAACAGATTCAAAGCATTGGAACAGTATTTTGATGCGATGAGAATCGACCATATTTTAGGGTTTTTCAGAATCTGGAGAATGCCGATTTCTGCTACACAAGGTATTTTGGGATATTTTTATCCCGCGGTTCCAATTACGTTGGAGGAATTCAACGCATGGCATATTCCGTTTAATTTTGACAGATATTGTAAACCGTTCATCAACGATCAGATTGTTTGGAAATATTTTGGTGAAAATACGAACAAAGCGCTTGAATTTATCAGCGATAATAAGGATGGAACGTATTCCTTTAAAGAAGAATTTAATACTCAACGAAAATTATCAGATTTCTTCAAGAAAAATCCTAGAGGTTCGATTGAAGAGCAATTGATTTCGCTTTGTGCCAACGTTTTATTTTTAATTGAAGAAAGAAACGGGCAGATTGTGTACCATCCGAGATTTAATGTTTATAATACAGATTCTTATAAATACCTTTCTGATTGGGAAAGAAAAGCGATTTACGATTTGTATCACGATTATTTCTTCAAACGACAGGATAGCCTTTGGTATGAACAGGCGATGGAAAAACTTCCAATGATTTTGAATGCCACGGAAATGTTGATTTGTGGAGAAGATTTGGGATTAGTTCCGGATTGTGTGCCTGTTGTGATGGATGAATTGGCGATTGTCGCTTTAAAAGTTCAAAGAATGCCTTCTGATAATATTCCGTTTTACAATCCGAAAAATGCGAGTTATCTGAATGTGGTAACGGCTTCTTCACACGATAGTTCTACGTTGAGACAATGGTGGAAAGAAGATCCGGCCTTAACGCAGAAATATTTTAATCAACAATTAATTCAATACGGAAAAGCACCTGAAGAATTGAATGAAAACCTAGCCGAAATTATTATGAAGCAGCATCTTTATAATGATTCGATGTTGGCAATTTTCCCGATTCAGGAATTTTTAGCAACAGATACAGAACTTACAAATCCTAAAATGGATAACGAAAGAATCAATAATCCGGCTGTTTTCCCGCATTACTGGCGCTACAGAATGCATTTGAATCTTGAAGATTTGAAACTGCATACATCTTTTAACGAAAAAATTGCCAATTGGGTAAAAGATAGTGGAAGAGCATAA
- a CDS encoding T9SS type A sorting domain-containing protein, with the protein MKKHLFPLFLLLIGANVSAQQDFFALVGKDTPSITFNDFRAIDVENGTSGEKIFTSDSSAKVFSQTNRGVVTEDKNTYNNSQATTMATLAYDSFNNNLVYMPMFSSNIYVLNAKTKEITLVENNVARVTSCDINSHITRMATGYDGNIYAINNSGTQFLQISKKGSQYVVNDLGIIKDDASNGKNSFTAIETGFGGDMIADAENNFYVFATSGNVFKVSTKELKAKFIGKISGIPENYSVNGSAVNSKGKVVIASAKGAPLYEVELNTLQAKQIAGEQNLHIYDLASKYFANDKAVSNTALANLDIYPTRVDEKVINVNVNDRSVKGNIKMNVFDLSGKNVMKQNLSVKDGSLNQQVYLKNLVTGAYLVSITDESGKILLNKKILVTE; encoded by the coding sequence ATGAAAAAACATTTATTCCCTTTATTCTTGTTGTTGATTGGAGCGAACGTTTCTGCACAACAAGATTTTTTCGCATTGGTTGGAAAAGATACGCCGAGCATTACTTTTAACGATTTTCGTGCAATTGACGTAGAAAACGGAACTTCCGGAGAAAAAATTTTCACTTCCGATTCTTCTGCAAAAGTCTTTTCACAAACAAACAGAGGTGTTGTAACTGAGGATAAGAATACCTATAACAATTCTCAGGCAACTACGATGGCAACGTTGGCGTACGATTCGTTCAACAACAATCTCGTGTATATGCCAATGTTTTCTTCGAATATTTATGTTTTAAATGCGAAAACTAAAGAAATTACTTTGGTGGAAAACAATGTGGCAAGAGTCACTTCATGCGACATCAATTCTCATATCACGAGAATGGCAACGGGTTATGACGGAAATATTTATGCAATCAATAACTCTGGAACTCAGTTTTTGCAAATCAGTAAAAAAGGAAGTCAATATGTTGTAAACGACCTTGGGATTATTAAAGATGATGCTTCTAACGGAAAAAATTCTTTTACAGCCATCGAAACTGGTTTTGGTGGTGATATGATTGCCGATGCTGAAAATAATTTCTATGTTTTTGCCACTTCGGGTAATGTTTTTAAGGTTTCAACAAAAGAATTGAAAGCGAAATTTATTGGTAAGATTTCAGGAATTCCGGAAAATTATTCAGTGAACGGTTCTGCGGTTAATTCAAAAGGAAAAGTAGTGATTGCAAGTGCAAAAGGCGCTCCTTTATATGAAGTTGAACTTAATACTTTGCAGGCAAAACAAATTGCAGGTGAACAAAATCTACACATTTACGATTTAGCGAGTAAATATTTCGCGAATGATAAAGCAGTTTCAAATACTGCGTTAGCGAACCTTGATATTTATCCGACAAGAGTGGATGAAAAAGTAATCAACGTAAATGTTAATGATAGATCTGTGAAAGGAAATATTAAAATGAATGTTTTCGATTTATCAGGTAAAAATGTAATGAAGCAAAATTTATCGGTAAAAGATGGTTCTTTAAATCAGCAGGTTTATCTTAAAAATTTGGTAACAGGCGCTTATTTGGTGAGCATTACCGATGAATCAGGAAAAATATTATTGAACAAGAAAATTCTGGTAACGGAATAA
- the cysS gene encoding cysteine--tRNA ligase, which yields MQLKIYNSLAGEKEIFKPILEGNIGMYVCGPTVYSNVHLGNVRTFLSFDFIYRSLKHLGYKVRYVRNITDAGHLTDDGDVNNDRFVKQTRLEKLEPMEIVQKYTVDFHKVLDLFNLLPPNIEPTATGHIVEQIELTQKLIEKGFAYESNGSVYFDVLEYNRRGLNYGELSKRNIEELFANTRDLDGQGEKKNPQDFALWKKASPAHIMRWNSPWGEGFPGWHLECTAMSTKYLGETFDIHGGGMDLKFPHHECEIAQGKACNDASPVNYWMHANMLTMNSQRMSKSTGNYILPMQLMTGENDFFEKPFHPSIVRFCFLQAHYRSVLDISNDAMLASEKGFIRLMEAIKVLNNIIPNDEKQSGFNLEEWKNKAYDALTDDFNSPVLIAHLFEAVKYIFALNDAKETISTKDFEELKSTLNALVFDVLGLQTIEENNNEKLDQTLKVLIELRNQARKSKNFDLSDQIRDKLLAEGIELKDGRDGTSYVLN from the coding sequence ATGCAATTAAAAATATACAACTCGCTTGCGGGAGAAAAAGAAATATTTAAACCCATTTTAGAAGGAAATATAGGAATGTACGTTTGTGGACCGACGGTATACAGCAATGTACATTTGGGAAATGTAAGAACTTTCCTTTCTTTCGACTTTATCTACAGAAGTCTGAAGCACTTGGGCTACAAGGTAAGATATGTAAGAAATATCACCGATGCAGGTCACCTAACAGACGACGGAGACGTGAATAACGACCGTTTCGTAAAGCAAACGCGCCTTGAAAAACTGGAACCTATGGAAATCGTACAGAAGTATACAGTAGATTTTCATAAAGTTCTGGATTTATTCAATTTACTGCCACCGAATATCGAACCGACTGCAACAGGTCATATCGTTGAACAGATTGAATTAACTCAAAAATTAATTGAAAAAGGATTCGCTTACGAAAGCAACGGTTCTGTGTATTTCGACGTGTTGGAATACAACAGAAGAGGCCTGAACTATGGTGAATTATCAAAAAGAAATATAGAAGAGCTTTTCGCGAATACCCGTGATTTGGACGGACAGGGAGAAAAGAAAAATCCGCAGGATTTTGCCTTATGGAAAAAAGCTTCTCCGGCACATATCATGAGATGGAATTCGCCTTGGGGAGAAGGTTTTCCGGGATGGCACCTTGAATGTACCGCAATGAGCACAAAATATTTAGGTGAAACTTTCGATATCCACGGAGGTGGAATGGATTTGAAATTCCCTCACCACGAATGTGAAATCGCACAGGGAAAAGCCTGCAACGACGCGTCTCCGGTAAATTACTGGATGCACGCGAATATGCTGACCATGAATTCTCAGCGTATGAGCAAGTCGACCGGAAATTATATTTTACCCATGCAGTTGATGACCGGTGAAAATGATTTCTTTGAAAAACCTTTCCATCCGTCAATTGTGCGTTTTTGCTTTTTGCAGGCTCATTACAGAAGTGTTTTGGATATTTCTAATGATGCCATGTTGGCAAGTGAAAAAGGTTTCATCAGACTAATGGAGGCAATTAAAGTTTTAAATAATATCATTCCGAATGATGAAAAACAATCTGGTTTTAATCTTGAGGAGTGGAAAAATAAGGCGTATGATGCTTTAACAGATGATTTTAACTCTCCGGTTTTAATTGCTCATTTGTTTGAAGCGGTAAAATATATTTTTGCTTTGAATGATGCTAAAGAAACCATTTCAACGAAAGATTTTGAAGAATTGAAATCTACCTTAAATGCCTTGGTTTTCGATGTATTGGGACTTCAGACCATTGAAGAGAACAATAATGAAAAACTAGATCAGACATTAAAGGTTTTAATTGAATTAAGAAATCAGGCGAGAAAATCAAAGAACTTTGATCTTTCAGATCAAATCCGTGACAAGCTCCTTGCAGAGGGCATTGAGCTAAAAGACGGAAGAGACGGAACTTCTTACGTTTTGAATTAG
- the folE gene encoding GTP cyclohydrolase I FolE — protein MVDFTDNDDDIFTGKEHTPIREDAFDKSPQEKIEKITELFGEIMETLGLDMTDDSLKDSPKRVAKMYVNEIFGGLLPENKPGISTFSNKYKYRQMLVEKDITVYSFCEHHFLPIIGRAHVAYISNGEVIGLSKINRIVDYYAKRPQVQERLTMQIVDALKEALGTKDVACIIDAKHLCVNCRGIKDTASSTITAELSGIFRTNPITRQEFLHYVGSHAKLDY, from the coding sequence ATGGTTGATTTTACTGATAACGACGATGATATTTTCACTGGAAAAGAACATACGCCTATAAGGGAAGATGCTTTTGATAAATCGCCACAGGAAAAGATTGAGAAGATTACCGAGCTTTTCGGGGAGATTATGGAAACGCTGGGACTTGACATGACCGATGACTCATTAAAAGATTCCCCCAAACGTGTTGCCAAAATGTATGTGAACGAAATTTTCGGAGGACTGCTTCCTGAAAACAAGCCGGGTATCTCCACCTTTTCAAACAAATATAAATACCGCCAGATGCTGGTGGAAAAGGATATCACGGTATATTCATTCTGTGAACATCATTTTTTACCGATTATCGGGAGGGCTCACGTAGCTTATATTTCGAACGGAGAAGTGATTGGCCTTTCAAAAATTAACCGAATTGTGGATTATTATGCGAAAAGACCGCAGGTTCAGGAAAGGCTGACCATGCAGATTGTAGATGCTTTAAAAGAAGCACTGGGAACAAAAGATGTGGCTTGTATCATTGATGCTAAACATCTTTGCGTTAATTGCAGAGGAATAAAAGATACGGCAAGCTCAACGATTACGGCAGAATTGAGCGGGATTTTCAGAACCAATCCTATTACAAGACAGGAATTCCTGCATTATGTGGGAAGCCATGCGAAATTGGATTATTAA
- a CDS encoding peptidoglycan DD-metalloendopeptidase family protein: MKKFLSSKKNVNILLGGLLTVVFAQGIFIAKLFSEKDDKTYEVNLVKINTQKDSVDYLKMKTDLIIVDQTVAQLNSFLKSKDVPSERLMALSKDSISNSVYLARQSNRYSQYLMDLQKKLQEVPLGMPTEGYISSNFGIRKNPIPFKTVYASVKSPSKTESKPVAVATAPEVKAEPVEKTIELTDSYGNKREVKVMVTPKVTPAAPVPAASSSTKAVASNSNTKAAGTEKNNPPAEADQMQFHKGLDIAVAYGSDVMATAAGKVIFSGQKGGYGNCVIVSHGNGLATLYGHLSQLVAKVNDHVKVGQVIAKSGNSGRSTGPHLHYEVHKNNTPVNPRLFMNL, from the coding sequence ATGAAGAAATTTTTAAGCAGCAAAAAAAACGTGAACATCCTTTTAGGAGGACTTTTAACCGTTGTTTTTGCACAAGGCATTTTCATTGCCAAATTATTCTCAGAAAAAGATGATAAGACTTATGAAGTCAATCTTGTCAAAATTAATACCCAAAAAGACAGTGTGGACTATCTTAAAATGAAAACCGACCTGATTATTGTAGATCAAACGGTTGCTCAGCTGAATTCATTTTTAAAGTCTAAGGATGTGCCGAGTGAAAGATTAATGGCATTAAGTAAAGACAGTATTTCAAACTCAGTCTATCTTGCCAGACAGTCTAACCGTTACAGCCAATATTTAATGGATCTTCAGAAAAAACTTCAGGAAGTTCCTCTGGGAATGCCTACGGAAGGGTATATTTCATCCAACTTCGGAATCAGAAAAAACCCTATTCCTTTTAAAACAGTGTATGCTTCGGTAAAATCGCCATCGAAAACAGAATCTAAACCTGTTGCCGTTGCTACCGCTCCCGAAGTAAAAGCAGAACCCGTAGAAAAAACAATTGAACTGACGGACAGCTACGGAAATAAAAGAGAGGTAAAAGTAATGGTAACGCCCAAAGTAACACCTGCTGCTCCAGTTCCTGCAGCCAGTTCATCAACAAAAGCGGTCGCTTCAAATTCAAATACTAAAGCGGCAGGCACTGAAAAAAACAATCCTCCGGCTGAAGCCGATCAAATGCAGTTCCATAAAGGACTGGATATTGCTGTGGCTTACGGTTCGGATGTTATGGCAACGGCTGCTGGAAAAGTAATCTTTTCGGGTCAAAAAGGCGGTTATGGAAATTGCGTCATCGTTTCTCACGGAAATGGTTTGGCAACGCTTTACGGTCACTTATCTCAATTGGTCGCCAAGGTAAATGATCATGTAAAGGTAGGCCAGGTGATTGCAAAATCAGGGAATTCAGGACGTTCCACAGGACCTCATCTCCATTATGAAGTACATAAAAATAATACTCCGGTCAATCCCAGGTTATTTATGAATCTGTAA
- a CDS encoding NAD(P)H-dependent glycerol-3-phosphate dehydrogenase, whose translation MAKKKTNSDSSPSKKNKKDIAVGVVGSGSFATAIVKMLVENCKVVHWCVRNEFVKGAIELRGHNPTYLTAVNFNLKSLKLTTDINELVSACDVIVLATPSIYLSDTLDKMSCEYGDKIFVSAIKGIIPKVNDVVAHYLRDEFKIGFRNQAVIAGPCHAEEVAMERLSYLTVATVEEEVSAKLVDIFNSDFIKVHSSKDILGNEYSAILKNIFAIGAGIASGLGYGDNFTAVFVSNAIREMETFLEAIYEAPRDVNESAYLGDLLVTAYSLFSRNRNLGNLIGKGYTVKSAIQSMNMVAEGYYAADSIYQTSKAKGLKLPIVDTIYSILYEGKNAEKQFKKLTTKLN comes from the coding sequence ATGGCGAAAAAGAAAACAAATTCGGATTCTTCACCTTCAAAAAAGAATAAAAAAGATATTGCCGTTGGCGTCGTGGGAAGCGGAAGTTTTGCAACGGCTATCGTAAAAATGTTGGTAGAAAATTGCAAAGTAGTGCATTGGTGCGTAAGAAATGAGTTTGTGAAAGGAGCCATTGAGCTTCGCGGTCACAACCCTACGTACCTTACGGCGGTTAATTTTAACCTTAAGAGTTTAAAGCTTACAACTGACATCAATGAGTTGGTTTCGGCCTGTGATGTTATTGTACTGGCCACTCCGTCGATCTATCTTTCTGATACTTTGGATAAGATGAGTTGCGAGTATGGGGATAAGATCTTCGTTTCGGCGATTAAAGGAATAATTCCGAAAGTGAATGATGTGGTAGCCCACTATTTAAGAGATGAATTTAAAATAGGGTTCAGGAATCAGGCAGTGATTGCCGGGCCTTGTCACGCGGAAGAGGTGGCGATGGAAAGACTGTCTTATCTAACGGTGGCTACAGTGGAAGAGGAGGTTTCTGCCAAACTGGTGGATATTTTTAATTCAGACTTTATTAAAGTACATTCCAGTAAAGACATTTTAGGAAATGAATACAGTGCCATTCTTAAGAATATTTTCGCTATCGGAGCGGGGATTGCCAGTGGTTTGGGCTATGGAGATAACTTTACAGCCGTCTTTGTTTCCAACGCGATCCGTGAAATGGAGACTTTTCTGGAAGCCATTTATGAAGCACCAAGAGACGTTAATGAAAGTGCATATTTAGGGGATTTACTGGTAACGGCCTATTCATTGTTCTCCAGAAACAGAAATTTAGGAAATCTTATTGGTAAAGGATATACCGTAAAATCAGCCATTCAATCGATGAATATGGTAGCTGAAGGATATTATGCTGCCGATTCTATTTATCAGACATCAAAAGCGAAAGGACTAAAACTGCCTATCGTTGATACCATCTACAGTATTTTATATGAAGGTAAAAATGCTGAAAAACAGTTTAAAAAACTGACAACGAAACTTAACTAA